From one Triticum urartu cultivar G1812 chromosome 3, Tu2.1, whole genome shotgun sequence genomic stretch:
- the LOC125546825 gene encoding uncharacterized protein LOC125546825 — MKGLNLLVKKVQEDDDSKQQRWSVFKTQCKINFRACKMIIDGGNFNNAISRDLVEALGMSMWRHPRPHHVEWLYNSGKLKITHKPPSPLAPVCTLPPIPLPYLCRPSSPPRIHRSNTSGAPWGDTADFFSSPRRVLFLRVVAAGAGCALLAPAEDDEGEDAEAGEGGGGGGLRLVAIRWARVTCALKNKRGDMVSRSGTSTLVCDPGRRRASDKCVKEKRKTINGDDLIWSMGTLGFEDYVEPLKLHLKLYQQAFEFKRLLLYYDNVHDQQVLLMSSISYLAIVSAIFTSADMCSGFQFLHRHG, encoded by the exons ATGAAGGGTCTAAATCTCTTAGTGAAGAAGGTGCAGGAGGATGATGATTCTAAACAGCAGCGATGGAGTGTTTTTAAAACACAGTGTAAGATCAACTTTCGTGCTTGCAAGATGATAATTGATGGTGGCAACTTTAATAACGCCATTAGCAGAGATCTAGTGGAAGCTTTGGGTATGTCCATGTGGCGGCACCCACGGCCGCACCACGTGGAGTGGTTGTACAATTCTGGTAAATTAAAAATCACACACAAG CCTCCCTCTCCGCTCGCGCCGGTGTGCACCCTCCCTCCCATCCCTCTCCCCTACCTTTGCCGCCCATCTTCGCCACCGCGCATCCATAGGAGCAACACGAGTGGCGCGCCATGGGGCGACACCGCCGACTTCTTCTCATCACCTCGCCGCGTGCTGTTCCTGCGGGTTGTCGCTGCGGGGGCCGGGTGCGCCCTCCTCGCGCCTGCGGAGGATGACGAGGGCGAGGACGCGGAGGCCGGCGAGGGGGGAGGCGGCGGAGGGTTGCGCCTGGTGGCCATCCGGTGGGCCCGCGTCACCTGCGCCCTCAAGAACAAGCGCGGGGACATGGTGAGCCGCTCTGGTACGAGCACACTCGTGTGTGATCCCGGGCGCCGCAGGGCCAGCGACAAGTGCGTGAAGGAGAAGCGCAAGACCATCAACGGAGACGACCTGATCTGGTCCATGGGCACGCTCGGCTTCGAGGACTACGTCGAGCCCCTCAAGCTGCACCTCAAGCTCTATCAGCAG GCCTTCGAGTTCAAGAGGCTTCTGCTTTACTATGACAACGTACACGACCAACAAGTTCTGCTGATGAGTAGCATCTCTTATTTAGCCATTGTTTCAGCAATTTTCACTTCTGCAGACATGTGTTCTGGTTTTCAGTTCCTGCATAGGCATGGCTGA